Proteins encoded together in one Maledivibacter sp. window:
- a CDS encoding DUF1667 domain-containing protein, which yields MEKNNMVCIVCPMGCRLTVEKDVSSELGYRVTGNKCKRGQNYGIKELINPTRVITTTVKIKNGILPRIPVKTHGSVPKELIFECMTVINEVEISAPIKVGDVIIENILNTGVDIVASRTMDIKACEDTVVVNIPNLRVSSM from the coding sequence ATGGAAAAAAATAATATGGTTTGTATTGTTTGTCCAATGGGATGTCGTCTAACTGTAGAAAAGGATGTAAGTAGCGAATTAGGTTATAGGGTTACGGGCAACAAATGTAAGAGAGGCCAGAATTATGGAATTAAAGAATTAATTAATCCAACTAGAGTAATAACAACTACAGTAAAAATCAAGAATGGAATATTACCACGAATTCCAGTGAAAACCCATGGCTCAGTCCCAAAAGAATTGATTTTTGAGTGCATGACTGTTATTAATGAGGTAGAAATTTCAGCTCCCATCAAAGTAGGAGATGTTATAATAGAAAACATTTTAAATACTGGCGTGGATATAGTTGCTTCAAGAACCATGGATATCAAGGCATGTGAGGACACTGTAGTAGTTAATATTCCAAACCTTAGAGTTTCAAGTATGTAA